A genomic region of Microbacterium schleiferi contains the following coding sequences:
- a CDS encoding gp53-like domain-containing protein produces the protein MAADGTAGARLQPQFLGSGAPATAEDLNIISDHVAKMGNIMVLSTADREAFESDGWEGLYCHDTDENLLYMHDGSAWKVEGVASLPPYNSSTVAFTGVPFIRGGIASGTTSGTGVLTHTFPAAFPTACAGVLIMPHQNSGYAAQNLPVLVQSSVSATGFQTLWASAAGVAVALPYIAFGY, from the coding sequence ATGGCCGCTGATGGTACTGCGGGGGCACGGTTGCAGCCCCAGTTTCTGGGGTCTGGTGCGCCAGCGACGGCTGAGGATCTGAACATCATCTCGGATCACGTCGCGAAGATGGGCAACATCATGGTGTTGTCGACCGCGGATCGTGAAGCGTTCGAGTCGGACGGTTGGGAAGGGCTGTACTGTCACGACACCGACGAAAACCTGCTGTATATGCATGACGGTTCCGCGTGGAAAGTTGAAGGGGTGGCGTCACTGCCGCCCTACAACTCGAGCACCGTTGCTTTCACGGGGGTGCCGTTCATCCGGGGCGGTATCGCGTCGGGAACCACGAGCGGTACTGGTGTTCTGACTCACACGTTCCCGGCCGCGTTTCCCACCGCGTGCGCGGGTGTGCTGATCATGCCGCACCAGAACTCTGGGTATGCGGCGCAGAATCTTCCCGTGCTGGTTCAATCGTCGGTTTCGGCGACGGGCTTCCAGACGTTGTGGGCGTCGGCTGCTGGGGTGGCGGTGGCGTTGCCGTACATCGCGTTCGGGTACTGA
- a CDS encoding M23 family metallopeptidase — protein MGVFDWFTKYEVTCDWDCHRARGSRGGEDRRHPVGSPVLAPYDATVTYGMYDDGASYVQFKYTNGYAHQAIHVQKDGRVPNGSRVAAGTSCAITDGRRGTFGAGTSTGQHCHFQGHAPDGTRIPWQDVPAPTAHLASISFRPFTIPEEIDMTSARIISYASPTHRNGIVLAAPGFWNPFTGEEWAYFSATNLAEDIPIHVPINDRAYDLVKSIYSPQGVDVKVVADSDAIAQATVQALIDRLGKAS, from the coding sequence GTGGGTGTTTTCGACTGGTTCACGAAGTACGAAGTGACGTGCGATTGGGATTGCCACCGTGCTCGCGGGTCTCGCGGCGGTGAGGATCGTCGCCACCCGGTCGGGTCGCCTGTTCTCGCCCCGTACGACGCGACCGTGACCTACGGGATGTACGACGACGGCGCGAGCTACGTGCAGTTCAAGTACACGAACGGGTACGCGCATCAGGCGATCCATGTGCAGAAGGACGGACGTGTCCCGAACGGTTCGCGAGTCGCTGCCGGAACATCGTGCGCGATCACTGACGGGCGCCGGGGAACCTTCGGAGCAGGTACGTCCACAGGCCAGCATTGCCACTTTCAGGGGCACGCACCGGACGGGACGCGCATTCCGTGGCAGGACGTTCCCGCACCGACAGCGCATCTCGCCAGCATCAGTTTCCGACCGTTCACGATTCCTGAGGAGATCGACATGACATCGGCACGCATCATCAGCTACGCATCACCGACGCACCGCAACGGGATCGTGCTCGCCGCGCCGGGGTTCTGGAACCCGTTCACGGGTGAGGAATGGGCGTACTTCTCAGCCACGAACCTCGCAGAAGACATACCGATCCACGTCCCGATCAACGACCGCGCGTACGACCTGGTGAAGTCGATCTACTCCCCGCAGGGCGTGGACGTAAAAGTCGTTGCTGATAGTGATGCGATCGCGCAGGCGACGGTGCAGGCGCTCATCGACCGACTCGGGAAAGCATCGTGA
- a CDS encoding phage tail tape measure protein, which translates to MTTSTDYLIKVLADTKNADSNLKQFSKRSALVGAGLAAAGVAAAAGLYKIGETFTDVENTIRVGTGATGAALDGLVDVAKDVGKEVPASFDQIAPVVADLNTRLGLSGDTLETVASQYLEAGRILGEDVDIQGTTAAFTAFGVEGDAVSGAMDTLFQISQATGVGLNELAAGAQANAPALQALGFGFEDAVSMVGLFDKAGLNSTQIMTSMSRGLVNLAKDGEQPAEAYQRVIGELQGFIDTGDTAAALDLAGQVFGTRGASQFVGALQSGVLNMNDLMAATGATGDTILGVGEETMTFAERWQQTMNTAMVALEPLATSVFTALGDGLEAVMPWLTQFGDWIAENQWVLAAIAIAIGVVLVAAFIAWAAAIWAANVALFANPITWIILAIVALIAAVVALVLNWDQVVAWITDVWSGFISWITDVIDGFVDWWNGVWTEVGNFFRDVWEGFLNWVKDLWIGYATWLYGILDGFVSFWAGVWDGIGQVFRNVWEGLVGIVKGVWNGILGWIEGGVNGAIDLINSMIDGVNAVGGAFGIRIDYIPNVRLPRLAEGGVTSGPTLALIGDNPGGREVVEPLSSYEARLDRAYRAGQQQTTTGGDVVLVFEGDAAMFRDFVKVRVAEGIDDYDRKSAMTIRMGRQR; encoded by the coding sequence ATGACCACCTCCACCGACTACCTGATCAAGGTTCTCGCGGACACCAAGAACGCCGATTCCAACCTGAAGCAGTTCAGTAAGCGGTCTGCACTCGTGGGCGCGGGTCTCGCGGCTGCTGGTGTGGCTGCTGCTGCTGGCCTGTACAAGATCGGTGAGACATTCACGGACGTTGAGAACACGATCCGCGTCGGGACAGGAGCAACCGGAGCCGCCCTTGACGGGCTGGTGGATGTCGCGAAGGACGTCGGCAAGGAAGTTCCCGCTTCGTTCGATCAGATCGCCCCGGTGGTCGCTGACCTGAACACTCGCCTCGGGTTGTCCGGCGACACGCTCGAGACCGTCGCGTCGCAATACCTCGAGGCGGGCCGGATCCTCGGCGAGGACGTCGATATCCAGGGCACCACGGCGGCGTTTACCGCGTTCGGTGTTGAGGGTGACGCGGTGTCCGGGGCGATGGACACCCTGTTCCAGATTTCGCAGGCGACCGGTGTCGGGTTGAACGAGCTCGCTGCTGGCGCGCAGGCGAATGCCCCTGCGTTGCAGGCGCTCGGGTTCGGTTTCGAGGACGCCGTGTCGATGGTGGGTCTGTTCGATAAGGCCGGCCTGAATTCGACGCAGATCATGACGTCAATGTCGCGCGGGCTGGTGAACCTTGCGAAGGACGGGGAACAGCCCGCGGAAGCGTATCAGCGGGTCATCGGGGAACTGCAAGGGTTCATCGACACCGGGGATACCGCGGCTGCGTTGGATCTCGCAGGGCAGGTGTTCGGCACCCGTGGTGCATCCCAGTTCGTCGGCGCATTGCAGTCGGGCGTTCTGAACATGAACGACCTGATGGCCGCGACCGGCGCAACCGGTGACACGATCCTCGGCGTAGGCGAAGAGACCATGACATTCGCTGAGCGGTGGCAGCAGACCATGAACACCGCAATGGTCGCGCTCGAGCCTCTCGCAACATCCGTGTTCACAGCTCTCGGTGACGGGCTCGAGGCCGTGATGCCGTGGCTGACACAGTTCGGTGACTGGATCGCGGAGAACCAGTGGGTTCTCGCGGCGATCGCGATCGCTATCGGTGTGGTGCTGGTCGCAGCTTTCATCGCGTGGGCCGCGGCCATCTGGGCGGCGAACGTCGCTTTGTTCGCGAACCCGATCACCTGGATCATCCTCGCGATCGTCGCGCTGATCGCCGCGGTCGTCGCGCTGGTATTGAACTGGGATCAGGTGGTCGCGTGGATCACCGACGTGTGGTCCGGGTTCATCTCGTGGATCACTGACGTGATCGACGGGTTCGTGGACTGGTGGAACGGTGTCTGGACCGAGGTTGGGAACTTCTTCCGCGACGTGTGGGAAGGGTTCCTGAACTGGGTCAAAGACCTGTGGATCGGGTACGCGACATGGCTATACGGGATCCTCGACGGGTTCGTGTCGTTCTGGGCTGGCGTGTGGGACGGGATCGGGCAGGTCTTCCGGAACGTGTGGGAGGGTCTGGTCGGGATCGTCAAGGGCGTGTGGAACGGGATCCTCGGTTGGATCGAGGGTGGCGTGAACGGCGCTATCGACCTGATCAACAGCATGATCGACGGGGTGAACGCTGTCGGTGGGGCGTTCGGTATCCGCATCGACTACATCCCGAACGTGCGTCTCCCACGCCTCGCTGAGGGCGGTGTGACGTCTGGTCCGACGCTCGCGCTGATCGGGGATAACCCGGGTGGCCGTGAGGTTGTGGAGCCCCTCAGCTCGTATGAGGCGCGTCTGGACCGCGCGTACCGGGCAGGGCAACAGCAGACCACCACCGGTGGGGATGTTGTTCTGGTGTTCGAGGGTGACGCGGCGATGTTCCGTGACTTCGTGAAAGTCCGTGTCGCGGAGGGCATCGACGATTACGACCGGAAGTCCGCGATGACCATCCGGATGGGAAGGCAGCGATGA